The genomic window CTTGagacatatatattcttttgtgcTATATTTCTGGGAGGTCTGTGGTCTGGAGGAGGATTTGGATACTCACATTTTCCTAACTGGGAAAAAATGAGGGAAAACTTTAAAACCAAAGTAACTTCAAAAGAAAGCctctgtgggggcacctgggtgactcagtgggttaagcctctgcctttggcttaggtcatgatccagggtcctgggattaagcctccgcagggagcctgcttcttcctttctctctctgcatgcctctctgcctacttgtgatctctgtcaaataaataaataaaaatctttaatttaaaaaaaaaagcctgtgtgtgtgtgtgtgtgtgtgtgtgtgtgtgtgtgtgtgtgtttcttggaatacttttgaaaaattttgcattatggaaaatttcaactATATATTTTGAGGTTATCTTACACATCAtatcatgttctttttttaaaaaaaaagattttatttatttatttgaaagaatgagagagttcacaagtaggcagagagacaggcgtggcggggggggggggggagcaggctccccactgagcaaagagctggatgcagggctcagtcccaggatcctgagaccatgacctgagctgaaggcagagacttaacccactgagccacccaggcgcccttcatatCTTGTTCCTGATgactattttattataaaaatttaaaatataatgactTTTTAGAAACATAACATTGCCATTACCACctctaaatttagaaaaaataattcttaatacAGTCAGTGTACTGTAAGGCTTTACAGGCGAGGTAAACAGGACACCAGGTGAGATAGTCTCAAGGCGAGATTTATTAATGGTGCCCCCAGGCAAGGTTCCTGCGTCTCcggagaggggagttggggatGTCACGCGCATGAGGGGTCGAGTGGGTCTTTTATCTGGGTTAAGACAGGGCTTAGGTTTACAGGCATATAGATATTTGGTGattggagggttgggggagtcCTGATGTTTCCgctttcctgcataggtatcgggCTACTTATGGTGACATGTCCTCCTGGCAGAAGAGTCCGGGTGGCCAtttttattgttcctcctgcattcccgggTCCACCGACCTAACATGTTCAATTTTTGTGATtgtcttaaaagaatttttaataattgttttgtTCAAATATGCATCCAAACAAAGCCTAACATTTGGTTGATAtgtattcagtattttttaatgtgaagtttttctgtttcctatttttattgcaaattatttgctgaaaaaaatgtgattttctaaTTATGTATCTTAAAATAGTatgatattattaattattaataaagtcACACTTTATGTATAAGCCAGAAATAGTTCAAATaactcaaataattttttcagaatattttaatatcatgAGGATTGGTATCTAACTTTGTTTATGGTAATGTCATGTGGTGATCCATTTTAACTTTTAGTTGATAGAATGaaattattgtttttctcttaagaaacaattttaattccattttaaaattatttgaagactTTATGAATGAATCCCCTTAATAAAAGGCAACTTCCATTAAATGTGTTTTTGTCAGTATCTCTTGGGAAAGAGTCTGAGTAGGTCAACATTTGTCTATTCCTGAAACACTAGTCATGAGATTTAATATAACTCTTAGAATAACAcacacatgagcacacacactcacacaaacacacacacatacaatgtcCAAATTCCTGGTTCTCACCTCGTGagtcatttaaatttatataacatTAATTTGAAAGCCTAGTGCCCAAAATTCTTCCTGAGTATGTTTGTGCATTTGCAGGTGATCTACTTTTTttatactaaaatttttattttatacatttgatACCTTAATTGctaacattttctgttttattttttaaaagatcgtttatttatttatttgtcagagagagggagcccacaagcaggggaagtgtcAGGCAGAAGAAGGATCcctgttagggtctgtgatcaaaggaacgagactgacacaaagcgaaaatcaagcaaagctttatttcgtgccatgcatcagaaaccaaactgaccagtaagTGCCCGAGCtccctgcattagaaaccaaactaaccagtaggtgcctgagccttgctgggggccaccgcctcccagatgctggggtccctcctggaggctccctgccccaccgtcactgtaccacaggccactcctggCGAGGCTGCACCttcggctcctgagaggctgctcctggtggCGGCACTGCCTGAGGTGGCGAAGCTGCttgcggtggcgctgctgctgttgctcgGGGCAATGCTGCCggcagtggcgccgctgctgctcccctgctgctCGGGTCAGCGCCGCTGGtattacagctcaaggcggcgccccTGCCGCTGCTGCTCAGGGTGGCGCTGCTGCCTGCCACTGCTGCTCCCCTACTAGTTACTCTGACCCCTCCTGCTAAAAAAAatccccctgcagcctcacagaccatcttttatagtggtggttgagcccggcccacacacaggtggccaatgggatttcaactcaccacagttaatatatgcgcaccccactgattggatatggctatctggcctggcccgcccctatatccggggtttacaagtaaatTCCTTTGGCTAAGCAGGCCCCTGCAATCCCCAGTGAGCAAGGGGCTGGGTGAGGgaactgatcccaggaccctgggatcatgacctgagccaaaggcagatgcttaatcatttaactgactgagccacccaggcatcctgctgcttgtttgtttgtttgttttaaatattttatttatttatttgacggagggagaggtcacaagtaggcagagaggcaggctgagagagagggagaaacaggctccccactgagcagagagcctgatgcggggcttgatcccaggaccctgaggtcatgacccgagccaaaggcagaggcttaaaccactgagccatccaggcaccccttgtttttttatacacattattttatagtagttttatgttcatagcaaaattgagtggaaagtaCACAGATTTCCCATATATCCTTGTCCCCACTAAGCGCAGCTTCCCCTATCAATATCCCCTACCAGAGTGGTATATTTACTACAGTTGATGACACTAAATTGACAGATTATTATCACccaaagttcatagtttacattagggttcataTTGGTGTAGATTCTGCGTGTTTGAATAAATGTGTAATGGCATGTGTCTGCCATTATAGTATCGTACAGAGTAGTTTCGCTGGCCTAAAATCCTGTGTTCTATTACTTATATTTTCATGATCACCTCTGAGTCAAATTTATCAATTCCTAGCCTGAATTTTTAACTATTGTCTTATTTCTACCCCACAGATAGCTTTTTCTCCTTGAAtctttcccacttccccccaaAGTAAACATGCATAAGATCGCTTACATATAACATACTTTGTCTAAAAATTTATGTGCCATAATGGGGGAAATACATCTATTAGAGATTGAAAACTGAAAGTCAAATATTTCAACTTTTTGTTCTAATAATTCTTTTAACAACCCTCCACCAGTGACATGTCACTGACTACTGTACTCTATCTATTCTCTTAGCTTAACCCAATCTCAACATCTCagagtttctgaaaaaaaatcctCTCATTAACTTATAAAAAGAAGTTTATAGCTGCATGTTTAAATCTCCTACATCATTAACGgactcagaaaaacagaaatcctTTCTATATGATatgattcattcttttaaaaaattaattatggaTAGAACTAGCaatattttcttatgtatttgtaCGCTATGTGTAAAGCATAGCCTAAATATCAATATTTTTCCAATTCTGTTGAAACTGCAAGAAAGTATTATCGATTCCCTATTACGGATGAGAAATATATAGCTCAGAATATATTTATTCTGTGTTAGCATGTTTAAAATACTAGCTATAAAGAGCTAAATCCTGAATTGAATTTAGGTTTCTTTCCATCAAACTATGAAGTATCAACTATTGTATGAAAATTAtgtctttttccccccaattatACTTTAAGCTCATTCATGCAGGAGAGCATGGACAGGGACAGCCTCATACATTTCATAGCAATTCCATAATACTGTCTTAGATACAATGTATGGACATGGCAGGTGCAGAGTGAAAAGTCCAGGGTAAAATTATGCCTAAAACAATTTCAAAGGGCAAAATGACTCCAACTCAAGTGACATATACATTCAAGAGTAAAGTCTTGGATACACTCAGGAAAGCCAGAGAATTCCATCTGTAGATCCGATTCCTCTGCCAGAGTTTCCACTTGGAGACAATGAATCTAGAAGAGGATGTAGCATCCATAGCTGCCAGTACATTATCTCCACCATGTTGTCCCTCCTGGGGTTTCTCTCTCATAGGCTCCTTCATTCCTTAACCAGGAAGGGTTAGGGGTGAGAGGCAGGGGGCTGGAGTTATCAGAGTGTTTTGCAAGGGTGCACAGGGCTACACGGGGATTCACTGATCTAAACTGATCTGCCTAGAAACATCCTGCAGCTATATTCACTCTAGTGTCCCTGACATGCCATGGTGGTACAGGAAAGTCTCTGTGCTTATCTAGCAGAGATTCATGTAGGAGGTGAGGCAAACTGCACCTGTGTTCTCAGAAACTTAAATACTCCTGTGGTTTCTACTCCCATTCCTCTTCCTGTTGTTAATATCCCTAAGTAAGAACAAAGTATTTGGTTCTTCTTAGATATGGACCTTACGATCTTATTCTAACCTCTCCTGACtgacttccatttcttttcctgcCTAAAGAATTCTCATCTTCTCCTGGATGAGTAAGGGAGAGGAATGCTGGTCCTACTATCAATCATTCTTCACAAATTGAAATTTTCAAGTTTTGGAAAACAATTGTGACTTTTGGTACTTTGAAATTCAAAATTCCATTATTCCTACTTATTTCTCTGtcataacttttaaaaactatattaaatGAGTATgaacttatttcttcatttttgtattcTATAAAGAATCTATACAGAGGACACAGTTCTAATATTACTTTCATTAATGTCTGAATTGGGAGGAGAGTGGTAGTGCCCTAGTGTGGGAATAATAGGAAGAGAGAATATTAACATCAgctaaaatatcaaaatattatcaGTCTATATTTGCTTCCTCCCATGTAACTGGCCGTGAAAATAATCTGGAAAGTGAGATTAAGTGGACTTGATGCATAAGGGACCACAGTCCTAGTCATCCTTGAAATGAAAGACAGACAagtttttctaaaagatttcatAAAGGGAAATATATTATTTCCATGGGAGTTCTGGATCAGGGTTACAAAGAATCAGGTAAATGGGTGGAATATCCCAGACAGCTCATAGTAGgtaaaaattgagaaaagaaaaaaaaaaaaaaatcaggcattcAAGGCGCAGAATTCCAAAGGACATGTGAGCTCTCAGAGGATGTAGCTGGACCTTAAATCCTAGAGAAGAGGTGAGAGGGGCAACGTTAGACAGAGAAGGAATATGACAAACTCAGCCAGGCAATAGTGCTAGGTCACCTATCACGTCCACTCTTCTGCTCTGGTCGGTGGACATGCGGTCTCCTGCAATAGGACAGACATGGGATGGGTGATCCGTGGGGACTCCTGTGCTGTCATCGTGCCCTCCCCCCGACTCCTGCAACCTTTCAACCGTATCTGTGTCCACAAATTCCTCCCAGTTTCCTTCCTCCTGTGCTGTGTCTCCAGCTCTCAGCTCTGACAAATCTGAACGCTTACCTTCCTTTCTAGGGTGCGGCTCACAAGGGTCCTTGATGTCTGGAAGCACCGCTTGAGCGCAGGCCTTGGATAATGAAGACAGTGCCCACCACGATGCCCACAAGGCCCACAGCCAACCCCAGGGCACAGACCACGGTCTCTGTCAGCTCTGACACGGGGGATGGAATTTCAGGTTCTGTGAAAATGAGGTTGTGGACGTCAGAACACAGAGTGCTCGTTCATGTACACGTGTGTGGGATGGAGCGGGAGGGATGGTTTTGGTTTTATGAGGACTCAGGGCAGCATGGTTAGGGAAGAGAGTTAAGTCTATTATTTGAAACTTTGGAAGTGCGGAAAACATGAGAGTCACAGGCTCAAAGGCAGAATATTCTGGACTTGATAGAGAAAGAAGGTGCCAAGGGGGTGGAACTCATACGTACCCCAGTGTTTCAGAAGTGGTTCATCCAGGCCCCAGTGCTCCACCTTGCAGTCATAAATATCATCAGCAGAAGGGAGGAAGGTGAGGTAACTGAACTTTAAGAAGGAATAATCCTTTTTGATAAGGAAGTGGGTTTCAGAAACACCTTCTGTGACTGAATGCCTGTTCTTCAACCACGTGACATTGATCACAGGAGGAAAGATGTTGTCCACAAGACAGATGAGGGTGTTGGGCTGACCCAGCATCACAGGAGTCTTTAGAAACAGCGTCACCTCAGGAACCTCTGTGGTGAGGAAGCAGCACTGATATGAATTGCAAAGAGCTCTGCCCTGAGGTTCTGCACTGTGTCCTGCAAGATCCCATCAACCAATGGTTCCCCATCTGATGGCAGAAGAGTTCTCACTTACCTTCTGCTTGGGAAATACTCTCTACACACTGCCTGTACTTTATCCTTGTGCCCTTCCCCCGTGGGCGTGCTTACTAAAGTGGCAGATCTATAGGACTTCCCCTTGAGGGGTTCAGGGAACACGGTATGGGGGTAAGGATCCTTGTATTACATGACAATATTTCAGCTCTGAGATGGCAGAGAATGAGTGTTCAGTAATTACTACGAGAAGATCTGGGAAAGATCCTGGGAAAGCAGTCAAGGGTATCTATCATAGGGAAGACGGGAAAGAGACTTGATATGTAGGGATAGATTCAGTAAAGAGAGGCAGAGTGGTGGACACTTACCATTGGTAGCAGCGGTATAGTTGGAGCGTTTAGTCAGGATGTTcaagttttgttttgctattgccAAGTTTCTCAGTGCACCTTGTGGGTCAAAACGTCTAAGTGCTTGAAACATGGGCAGCTGCCAGACTGTCTCCTTCTTCTCCAAGTCCACGTAGAATTCCTCATCACCATCAAATTCACGGGTGTACTGGCCAGAGGGACCATAAGACTGGTAGACACTTATGCCATAGGAAGCAACATGATCAGCTGGTCAGTaaggttgagggacagaatgtagaaaacagagggagaaaagagctTTATTAAACCACATGACAGGAGAAACTGGCTTTCAGATATTTTGGGCTTCATCTttggcagtctttttttttgtttaagatatttgagagtgagtgtgtAAGTGGGATGAGTGGCAGAGtcaaacactcaactgactgagccacccaggtgaccccttTGGCACAGTCTTTAGGCATATTTCCCAGCACctaccctctgctccttctctcagTGTTAGTAGCTGTCCAGTTAGAATACAGTCTGCTTTTCCACCATCATGTAGGCTACATGAGAGCTGAATTTCAGTCGCCTTGTTTACTCCTATTTTCTGTGTGCCTAGCTCAGCACCTGGCATACTCAGTAGGCTTGTGATAAATATtacaatgaaatgaaagaaggaatgaacAAACTATCATGACTTGAGCTTCTTAGAAATTCACTTTACTTCCCTCTCTTGCATAAGTTTTATCCTTACTTAACTCTTTCATCAGTTAATAACACATTTTGATTCCTCTCCCCCCAGGACTGGTTCAGAGCAGAACACTTTTTACAGTggtatttcttccttcctccacttacgtctccctcttctccttcagcTTATTAATAACTTTCCAAGGAAAAGCACTCAGGCCCATATTGTTTTAAAAGAGTTACTTAACCGTAATTGGGTAAAAGAAGGAGTAGGACAAGGACAGTGagaatattataaatttatacaaTATAAACAATGCTCCTAAGGTCACTGTTTTGTTAACGATTATAATTCTCAGAGGAGAGCACTTGATTTCATCAGCAATACAAAATGAAAGTTTATTAGATTTTAGATTTCTGTCACTCCctatccctcctttttttttttttttcctttcaatggGATTACTAAACCTCTCCCCTTATTCTGACTCAACATATCTATATGTTTAGGATTCAGGGTAAACTATGGTTCTTCTCCTCAAATGGACAATATGCTTGTGTAAGGACGCCAAATTAGAATGGCAGCAGTAGGACTTCACTCAGTGAGCCTAACTggacaattttttaaagacatatgttatcttcatttcatttcctctttatGTTCCTCCTCATTTACTGAGTATAAGCGTGATGTCAGACATCGTGAGGAGCAGGGAGTGAAACACCAGTCAGGTTGGTTTCTTTCATCAAGGAGCTTATTGCTGACAGCAGAGTCAACTGAGTACAGGAACAAAGACAGGAAGCTGTGGTGAGTCCCGGAAGAGAACAGCAGCAGTCTTATAGTCCCACTTCCTCCACAAATACCTCAGCTGCCCAGTCAAACCAGAGTATGTTTTTCATTCATGTTCCTTGGTCTTTGCAGGGGTCTTTCTCCTTGAAACAACGTTATATTTACAGATTTCCTGGACACCTCCAATTCCTTCTCCAAGTTCCTGCTTAGTTACCAAGGTTTTAACTAAGTTCTCTCACTGAACATGTTTTTGACCACAGTATACCCTCCAGCACCTTCATCCCAGTGTCTTGCTCTCCACATTTATACCATCCAACTCACTCTCTTTTCTGCCCAGTATGACCCCCTTGGTTGATTACTTAAAAGGCCCTCCAACAAAGTCTCTTTATCCTCTATACTTTATCCTTGACTCCTTTTTCAAACATGAATatatgcaattatttttttcatctggtACCTGTCCTGGTTGCTAAACATCACACTTCTGGGCCAAATGGAACCAGTTTACTTTTGTAGTTTCAGTCTCAGCTGGGCACAGCGTCCTGCTCAGCAATGGTCCTGCTTTCCTGTACCAGGCA from Meles meles chromosome 5, mMelMel3.1 paternal haplotype, whole genome shotgun sequence includes these protein-coding regions:
- the LOC123941733 gene encoding SLA class II histocompatibility antigen, DQ haplotype D alpha chain-like; translated protein: MTLNRVLILGTLALTTMMSLGGSEDIVADHVASYGISVYQSYGPSGQYTREFDGDEEFYVDLEKKETVWQLPMFQALRRFDPQGALRNLAIAKQNLNILTKRSNYTAATNEVPEVTLFLKTPVMLGQPNTLICLVDNIFPPVINVTWLKNRHSVTEGVSETHFLIKKDYSFLKFSYLTFLPSADDIYDCKVEHWGLDEPLLKHWEPEIPSPVSELTETVVCALGLAVGLVGIVVGTVFIIQGLRSSGASRHQGPL